In Triticum aestivum cultivar Chinese Spring chromosome 5B, IWGSC CS RefSeq v2.1, whole genome shotgun sequence, the following proteins share a genomic window:
- the LOC123111368 gene encoding phosphoglucan phosphatase LSF2, chloroplastic, translating into MAATANASCLPASPRLPASGARVRNRGMLPMAAVGCTAGRGGVHLRSARPLLCTSSSAAAGARGSGKMEDYNTAMKRMMRNPYEYHHDLGMNYAVISDSLIVGSQPQKPDDIDHLKNEENVAYILCLQQDKDIEYWGIDFEAVVTRCKELGIQHMRRPAVDFDPDSLRKQLPKAVSALEWAISQGKGRVYIHCTAGLGRAPAVAISYMFWFENMDLNTAYDKLTSIRPCGPSKKAIRSATYDLAKSDPNKEAFETLPERAFEGISVSERKLIQDRVRSLHKA; encoded by the exons ATGGCAGCCACGGCCAACGCATCCTGTCTCCCCGCCTCTCCACGCCTCCCGGCCAGCGGCGCCCGCGTCCGGAACAGGGGGATGCTGCCAATGGCCGCCGTTGGCTGCACTGCCGGACGCGGCGGGGTTCACCTGAGGAGCGCCCGGCCTCTCCTGTGCACCTCCTCATCCGCTGCGGCAGGAGCACGGGGCAGCGGGAAGATGGAGGACTACAACACCGCCATGAAGCGGATGATGCGGAACCCATACGAGTACCACCACGACCTTG GTATGAATTATGCTGTCATAAGTGATAGCTTGATTGTTGGCTCGCAACCTCAGAAGCCTGACGATATTGATCACTTGAAAAATGAGGAAAATGTAGCCTATATTCTTTGTCTACAGCAGGACAAGGATATCGAATACTGGGGCATTGATTTTGAAGCTGTTGTCACTAGgtgcaaagaacttggcattcAGCATATGAGAAGACCA GCAGTAGACTTCGATCCAGATTCGCTGAGGAAACAGTTACCGAAAGCAGTTTCCGCACTAGAATGGGCTATATCACAAGGAAAAGGGCGAGTTTACATCCATTGCACTGCTGGACTTGGTAGAGCGCCTGCGGTTGCAATTTCTTACATGTTCTGGTTCGAGAATATGGAC CTAAATACGGCTTATGACAAGCTAACCTCCATAAGACCGTGTGGACCGAGTAAGAAAGCTATCCGCTCTGCAACCTATGATCTAGCTAAGAGTGATCCAAATAAAGAAGCTTTTGAGACCCTGCCGGAGCGTGCTTTCGAGGGAATATCAGTTTCAGAGAGGAAGTTAATACAAGACCGTGTCCGTTCCCTCCACAAGGCATGA
- the LOC123111369 gene encoding cuticle collagen 34: MASSLVWSRRALVVMVVAAAMVVATQSSEAAARSGGADEDELRFPGFPGGRPRNPGFPGVPGGRVASPPASRFKPSTPPPSPPSPPLQPPPAASASPPCSSGAPSQPALQPLPGFPGLQQPGNGGGSPSSPADCVTPLAGLMTCASFLTGSEPDTPTPQSECCSGLGMFLNSTAAVDDRSLRCLCPVILGDVNRMLPKPIDPVRMMYLPISCGVVLPPQVLFICFTGQPTPPVVSRIPDSWMTPASSALTP; this comes from the exons ATGGCGTCATCGTTGGTGTGGTCGAGGCGCGCGCTGGTCGTGATGGTGGTGGCGGCTGCGATGGTGGTGGCGACGCAGTCGTCGGAGGCAGCGGCGAGGAGCGGCGGGGCCGACGAAGACGAGCTTCGGTTCCCGGGGTTCCCGGGCGGCAGGCCGCGCAACCCTGGCTTCCCGGGGGTGCCCGGAGGCAGGGTAGCGTCGCCGCCAGCGTCTCGCTTCaagccgtccacgccgccgccgtcgccgccgtcgccgccgctgcagCCGCCACCCGCTGCTAGTGCTAGCCCACCGTGCAGCAGCGGGGCGCCTTCGCAGCCGGCGCTGCAGCCGCTGCCCGGGTTCCCGGGCCTACAGCAGCCGGGCAACGGCGGCgggtcgccgtcgtcgccggcggACTGCGTGACGCCGCTGGCGGGGCTGATGACGTGCGCGTCGTTCCTGACGGGGAGCGAGCCGGACACCCCGACGCCGCAGAGCGAGTGCTGCAGCGGGCTGGGCATGTTCCTCAACAGCACGGCGGCGGTGGACGACCGCTCGCTGCGGTGCCTGTGCCCGGTCATCCTCGGCGACGTCAACCGCATGCTGCCCAAGCCCATCGACCCCGTCCGCATGATGTACCTCCCCATCTCCTGCGGCGTCGTCCTCCCGCCTCAAGTCCTCTTCATCTGCTTCA CTGGACAGCCAACGCCACCCGTGGTCTCGCGCATCCCGGACTCCTGGATGACGCCAGCTTCATCAG CATTGACACCTTGA